The Homo sapiens chromosome 16, GRCh38.p14 Primary Assembly genome includes the window AAGGGATCCAGAAATGGGCAGCAGCCACCAACTGACAGACACACGCGTCTCCAGGGCCCACCGAAATGCGGAATCCGACCTTATTTCCACAGCCGGGGAAACTGCCCAAACTATAGTTTCAATCACTGCACAAAGATATCCTATTACCCGCCTGACAACCAGCTGGGCATTTTCCAGATCATTCTCCTCAGGAACAATAATACCAAGATTTCTATATGAGCAGCTTCCTGTGTTATTCCCCTTCCCCTTAGCCTCAGCACCACCCCAGCCCAAGGAGCACAACAAGCAGAGTGTGGGTGCTGGGGGCTGCAGGTGGGGTGCAGAAGGGTTGTGACAGGATTCCGAGTGCCGGGCGTCCTCCTGGAAAGGAGCTCCATTACAAACAAGGAGCAGAAcattacaaacaaaaatactgcccacgtgcggtggctcacgcctgtcatcccagcactttgggaggccgaggcgggcggatcgcggggtcaggagttcgagaccagcctgaccaatatggtgaaaccctgtctctactaaaaaatacaaaaattagctgggcgtggtggcgagcgcctgtagtcccagctactcaggaggctgaggcaggagactcgcttgagcccgggaggcagaggttgcagtgagccgagattggccaCTGCACTGCCCAGGCGAAGAAAATGTCATTTACAACTGGTGCTCAGCCTCCCCTGGAGACCATCACAGCCTCCTGAAGAAGCTGACAACCCAGGGAGGTGCCTTTATTTCTGAGGAAAGACGCAGCTGGTGCCAACACCAGCAGAAACCGTATTCCCTTTCCATATCACTCAGCCCAGCACTGCCTGGCAAATGTTCCCGGCTTGCTGTTTTGTAACTGTAATACTTTGTACAAACAGGTCAAGGACCTGCAGCCTGGGGCCTGGACCAAGTCCAGAAACATGTTCGGTTTGgccccaaaaacaaaaaaaaattgagatatggtctcactctgtcccctaggctacagtgcagtggtgcgatcaagggtcactgcagcctcgacctcctggactcaagcgatcctcccacctcagcctccaaagtgactgagactacagttgtgtgccaccacgcccggctgattttgtttagtttttgtagcgatgaggtctcaacatgttgccaggctggtctggaactcctggactcaagcgatcctcccgcctcggcctcccaaagtgctgggatgacaggcgtgcgtCACTgcacttcttttttaaatcaggaagttTCACAGCATCTTGCTTCCCTTGAACTGGGCGGCACCAAATACGGGGGCTGGGGCCTCCCTTAGAATGGGGTACGCACGCCCTGCCGATGCACACAGTCCCGCTGGAACTCTCTGCCTGGACCCTTATGAATGTCCCTAAAACTGTAATTCTGAGGACCTCAAAATCCATGTCCTTTCCTTAGCAATGGCGACATTCTACCCCCTGCAGAGCCTTGACAGCTTTCGGCGAGATCTGGAAACCGCCAGGGACGCCTCCCTGTCTGCGCCTCCGCCCGCCCAGTGCCCTGCGCTGCGCACCCGCCCGGGGCGCTGGCCTGGCCCGGCCGCGCGACCACCTCGGGCGAATGACACGCCGGGTCCCCAGACGGGGGCTCCGGCGCCGGGCGGGCAGCTCCACCACCGCAGGCGGCGCCGCGAGACCGCGGTCCTTGCAGCGGGGCAGCAGGTGCGGGGTGGGCCAGGCGTCCCGGGGCCCTGCCCGCTGCGCCTCAGAGCCGCGCCCCAGGCTCTCCTCGGCGCCGGCCCGGGCAGGACGCGATGCCCTGGAGGCGTCAGGGGCGCGGCCGGCCCAGCCCGAGCGTGGAGGCCGCGGCGGACGCAGGCCTGGCCCTGCTTACCTAGCGCTTTCCGCACCCGCGGCCCCGCGCCCGCTCCGCGCCAGCCTCAGCGCCTGCGCCGCCTCCGCTCGAGCCCGGCAGCGCGGCCTTAGGCACCTGCGCAACAGACACCGCGTCAGCGGTCGCCAAACGACGGCCCGGCGCCGCCCGCTGCCCGCCCCGCCAGGCCCGCGTCCCCCGGCCCGCACCGCCCCGCCGCACCCACCGAGGCCTCGGCGGGCGCAGGCGGCTCCCAGCGCGGCGAGGCTGCGGCGGCCGAGCAGCCCTCGGCCCACCACCATGACCCGGGCCGGGCTGGACTGCCGAGCTGCCCAGGACTGCAAAACACCGGCGTCGGCGCGTCGCAGCCAATCAGCGCCCGCCTCGCGCTGCCCTCAGCCAATCAGCGTCCACCTCGCACCGTCCGCCAACCAATCAACGCGCTCGCGCTCAACTTGTTTTGTCCGCGAGCCCCGACTGCCACGGGCCGGGAGACGGGCCTgggagcggcggcggcggcccgaGAGCTGCGCCGGGAGAGCTGTGCCGCGAGCCTCCGCCTCTTTTTTGGCACCGCACAGTGGATCCCTGGAGGCCGAGCGCCACGCCGCCCGGGTACCCGGCAGATCGCGAGGTGGAACGGGCCGTCGCTGCGGGGGACAGCGTTCCGAGGCAGTTGGTCCTCTCCGGGATGCCGTAGGCATCAGCTGACCGGCCCAGCCCACGTGACTACAGGGGCACTTGATGGGAATCATGGCAGCATCCAGGCCATTGTCCCGCTTCTGGGAGTGGGGAAAGAACATCGTCTGCGTGGGGAGGAACTACGCGGACCACGTCAGGGAGATGCGCAGCGCGGTGTTGAGCGAGCCCGTGCTGTTCCTGAAGCCGTCCACGGCCTACGCGCCCGAGGGCTCGCCCATCCTCATGCCCGCGTACACTCGCAACCTGCACCACGAGCtggagctgggcgtggtgatgggcaagCGCTGCCGCGCAGTCCCCGAGGCTGCGGCCATGGACTACGTGGGCGGCTATGCCCTGTGCCTGGATATGACCGCCCGGGACGTGCAGGACGAGTGCAAGAAGAAGGGGCTGCCCTGGACTCTGGCGAAGAGCTTCACGGCGTCCTGCCCGGTCAGCGCGTTCGTGCCCAAGGAGAAGATCCCTGACCCTCACAAGCTGAAGCTCTGGCTCAAGGTCAACGGCGAACTCAGACAGGAGGGTGAGACATCCTCCATGATTTTTTCCATCCCCTACATCATCAGCTATGTTTCTAAGATCATAACCTTGGAAGAAGGAGATATTATCTTGACTGGGACGCCAAAGGGAGTTGGACCGGTTAAAGAAAACGATGAGATCGAGGCTGGCATACACGGGCTGGTCAGTATGACATTTAAAGTGGAAAAGCCAGAATATTGAGTTATTTCTTAACAAGTTTCGAGAGAGAAGGGAGCAAGACAAGAGCAAGCAACGGCTATTAAATGTCACAATCCTTTAATTAGAAACCATTTattggccggacgcggtggctcacgcctgtaatcgcagcactttgggaggccgaggcgggcggctcacgacgtcaggagatccagaccatcttggctaacagggtgaaaccccgtctctactaaaaatacaaaaaattagccgggcgtggtggcgggcgcctgtagtcccagctactctggaggctgaggcaggagaatcaattgaacccgggaggcggagcttacagtgagctgagattgcgccactgtactcctgggcaacagcgagactccgtctcaaaaaaaaaaaaaaaaaaagaaaccatttattttaaaaatgattagatTGCTATGCCTCAACTCATAGAAGATGAACCCTTCAAGAAAACGTGAAGTAGAACGGGTGGGCCAGAAATGAAAACAGGCAAGTAAAGTATTTCTTCGGAAAACATTTTATCAAACCAAATGTTAAAAAGACTTTCCTTTTGTAAAACTGGATTAGAGAAGACTTTTCAGTGGGTTATCTCTAGGATGATCAGTAGTTCAGCACTTAAAAACTGCAGAGAAAACTGAAAGTTATGTTCCAGATAACTTTCCGTTGTTTACCAAATTTTCTTAGATTTGGTCATCATCAGGAagcatttgtaaaaataaaaatctccacAAATTACTGGCCCATCTCGGACTTGCTGAATCAATTTGATAGGATTAATCTCCAGTGAAGCTGTGTTTACAGGGCATTCCAAGTGATTCTTATCAGGAAATGTGAAAAACACTCCTGTACATAATcggttaatttaaaattttacttaataaGTGAACAAGTAATGAAGATTTCACCTGTTTACTTAGGGTATCTACCCAGACCCATCGATTCTGAGTTCGGGAGATGATTTTGAAATTACTGTTTTCCAAATAAAGGTGCTCCCTTCTAAGTGGCTTACAAGGgtaatttttttccccccagtaaTGACGAGGAGGGATATTTCCTCCTTGTGGGGCTTCAGACCTTAGTCTTTGACCTTTGGCCTTCTGAGCACTGTGCTGTGTTAACACAGTTAATCAGCAACTGTACTTCCCAACCGGAGATAAGGAGGCTTTGTGGAAGTTGAATAGCCTGGGACTGCTGCTTTTGCTCTTGCCTGCACCCTCCTCTGAAAAAACATCCAGGCAAGATGCACAGCATAGCTGTCAATGCCTGGAGGAGTCCTTTGGGCTTCGGCAGGGGTTCCTGTTCGCGTTCACATCATCTGCTGGCCCCTGAAGAAAGCCTAGGACATCTGATTGAGTAGTAACGGTCCCCATGTATTGAACACAGTACTGTTAGGCACCATGCCAAGCAGTTTATTCTGTATTTCCACGTGTTATGTAACCAGCAACCAAGCCATAAGCTTAGTATGATCACTACCATCCCCATTACTCAGATGAAGACAGATCTAGAGGCTGCGAAGGCTGGCTAAAGTCACTCAGCTTAGTGGCAGAGCCGAGATGTAACCCAGCTCCCCCAAGACCAGAACGTGAAGTTTTGACCACAATGCAGGCTGCATCTTGTAAGTAGATACATAAGAAGAATCAGACACTTAGGTATGCTGCAACCCCATGCTTAAATTATAATATAGTATGAGGAAGTGCCATAATTGGATTTCTTTATTAAGTATCATGCTATCTTAACtacttttagtattattttttcattgcttGGCAATGCATGTAATTACAGAAGAGTCAGAAAATAGAGATTAGCAATTagaacaaaacaccaaaaatttCATCTACCCAGAGACAGCCAAAGTTAAGCATTTATTGCAAGTTCTTCCAAGTCTGTGGatataattgtaattttttaaatagagtttgCTCATAccatacaattttcttttttttctttctttcttttttctttttgagatggcgtttaactctttttgcccaggctggagtgcagtggcacaatctcggctcactgcaacctctgcctcccaggttcaagtgattctcctgcctcagcctcccaagtagctcagattacaggcatacgccaccacacccggctaattttgtatttttagtagagacagggtttcaccatgttggtcaagctggtctcgaactcctgacctcaagtgatccacccgcctgggcgtcccaaagtgctgggattacaggcatgagccaccgtgcccagctatacCATACAATTATTTAACTTGCTTATTTCACTGTATATTGTGACCATCTTTTTCCTTGTTAGCTGACACATTTCTGCAGTACAACTTTCATGGATTGCATAAGATTCTGAAGTCAAGCCTCCATTTTTGGACCTTGAGATTGTCTCTAATGATTTGCTAGTATCAGCACATGTGCTGTTTTTTCCTTTGGCTAGGTTCCCATAAGTGGAAGAGTTGGATCAAAGGGCGTGCTCATGCTGGAAGTGTATTATTAGTCTGCTACCAGGTACACGGTTCAGCTGAGATATAGCTACCAAGTTGACAGACTATTAAAGTCAAAGTTATAAAGTAGAAGCAGTGCTCACATGCAGCCCTAGTAGGTGGCACAAGCCAGCACCGAGTACAGTGCCCCTGGGGTCAGTGTTCACCACAGTGGTAGAACAAGCTTTGTCACAAACATTGACATCAGCATTGCAGGTGTAGGCACACAAAGTCCTTAGATGCAAGAATCAAAAACAGAGACACCAAGTCCGACAATTCCTGATATTGCTAAAATCATAGTAATCCTAGCATTCAGAAGATAACGTTTTTCCACGTTTTGAATACATTTAAAcctatgaaaaagtttaaaaaccaatACAATGAACTCCATATGCCCTTTAATAGTTTCAACAATTACCAGCATTCACTATGTTTGTCCTCTGGTCCTAcgtctctcccttcctccccgccatatatgtgtatatatgcagacatgcacctctctctctctatacacacacacacacacacacacacacacccatatttTGGAAATGCGTCGGGATGGTGACTGCAGAAAGACTCTTCCCTTTCAGCATACATCTCCCAAGAATCAGGATATTCTCCTACATGGAAATGAGACCATTATCAcgcttaagaaaataattccacagtgtattagtctgtacAGAATATATGGTTTGACATCTGTTcttctgttgtgtttttaaaacatgttgaTTGGCCTTTTATAAAAAAATGAGTATTACACATCCACTTAATATATCACGAACATATTTCCAGGTCAGTGAATATAAGTACAGGTACccctttttaatggctgtatcTCAGATCATGTACCCCAGAAGCACAGCCTAAGATGGGGATTCTTGTTCCCGTGATTTGCTGAAGGAGTGCTCTCAGGAGAAGAGAAGCGTAATGAAGCAGAAAGGGCAGGGAGCAAACTCCAAGGAAGAAAGTGGTCTCTGGGCTGGATATCAGCTTCAGTCAGCTGGTGAACCCAAGGGGAAGCTCTGGAGCGAGGAGTCTGTTGGCACCAGAATCTGCT containing:
- the FAHD1 gene encoding oxaloacetate tautomerase FAHD1, mitochondrial isoform X1, with translation MGIMAASRPLSRFWEWGKNIVCVGRNYADHVREMRSAVLSEPVLFLKPSTAYAPEGSPILMPAYTRNLHHELELGVVMGKRCRAVPEAAAMDYVGGYALCLDMTARDVQDECKKKGLPWTLAKSFTASCPVSAFVPKEKIPDPHKLKLWLKVNGELRQEGETSSMIFSIPYIISYVSKIITLEEGDIILTGTPKGVGPVKENDEIEAGIHGLVSMTFKVEKPEY
- the FAHD1 gene encoding oxaloacetate tautomerase FAHD1, mitochondrial isoform 1 (isoform 1 is encoded by transcript variant 1), whose product is MAASRPLSRFWEWGKNIVCVGRNYADHVREMRSAVLSEPVLFLKPSTAYAPEGSPILMPAYTRNLHHELELGVVMGKRCRAVPEAAAMDYVGGYALCLDMTARDVQDECKKKGLPWTLAKSFTASCPVSAFVPKEKIPDPHKLKLWLKVNGELRQEGETSSMIFSIPYIISYVSKIITLEEGDIILTGTPKGVGPVKENDEIEAGIHGLRQGLTLSPKLECSSAITAHCSLELPGSSNPPSASRF
- the FAHD1 gene encoding oxaloacetate tautomerase FAHD1, mitochondrial isoform 3 (isoform 3 is encoded by transcript variant 3), producing MAASRPLSRFWEWGKNIVCVGRNYADHVREMRSAVLSEPVLFLKPSTAYAPEGSPILMPAYTRNLHHELELGVVMGKRCRAVPEAAAMDYVGGYALCLDMTARDVQDECKKKGLPWTLAKSFTASCPVSAFVPKEKIPDPHKLKLWLKVNGELRQEGETSSMIFSIPYIISYVSKIITLEEGDIILTGTPKGVGPVKENDEIEAGIHGLPKVSSATLPVRLQE
- the FAHD1 gene encoding oxaloacetate tautomerase FAHD1, mitochondrial isoform 2 (isoform 2 is encoded by transcript variant 2) translates to MAASRPLSRFWEWGKNIVCVGRNYADHVREMRSAVLSEPVLFLKPSTAYAPEGSPILMPAYTRNLHHELELGVVMGKRCRAVPEAAAMDYVGGYALCLDMTARDVQDECKKKGLPWTLAKSFTASCPVSAFVPKEKIPDPHKLKLWLKVNGELRQEGETSSMIFSIPYIISYVSKIITLEEGDIILTGTPKGVGPVKENDEIEAGIHGLVSMTFKVEKPEY